In Curtobacterium sp. MCPF17_002, one genomic interval encodes:
- a CDS encoding nuclear transport factor 2 family protein has protein sequence MENDPVRTIENGLSAFAAGDLDRWLAVCAGDVEFAFPFAPEGRPRVIRGRGAVEAYLRGVSDAATARTIRSLKTYRTDTPGVVVVELTVRGEHRDPTGEHRGTPVVRDTSSIAVVSVQDGRISTYRDYWNPQGGRTVPTGVAA, from the coding sequence ATGGAGAACGATCCGGTCAGGACGATCGAGAACGGACTGTCGGCGTTCGCAGCCGGCGACCTGGACCGATGGCTGGCGGTGTGCGCCGGCGACGTCGAGTTCGCGTTCCCCTTCGCACCGGAGGGACGACCGCGGGTGATCCGTGGCCGAGGAGCGGTCGAGGCCTACCTCCGCGGCGTCTCGGACGCCGCGACGGCCCGGACGATCCGCTCGTTGAAGACCTACCGCACCGACACCCCCGGCGTCGTCGTGGTCGAACTGACCGTGCGCGGCGAGCACCGTGACCCGACGGGTGAGCACCGCGGCACACCCGTCGTCCGGGACACGTCCTCCATCGCCGTCGTCTCCGTGCAGGACGGACGGATCAGCACCTACCGGGACTACTGGAACCCGCAGGGCGGTCGCACCGTGCCGACGGGAGTGGCCGCGTGA
- a CDS encoding TetR/AcrR family transcriptional regulator codes for MPALRADARRNEQAVLDAARALFEQAESPSDVSMDRIAAAAGVGKGTLFRRFGDRDGLIRALVAERTGPLLAAIQSGSPPLGPGGPAAERLLAVLEAVIDAKIDTVALSLAHESGTASPYTAPGYEATHAVVSAALRDLNVDGDPDIAAHLVLAATRADLIAVLVRTEQRTRAEIVDAVVRHASALFGRTPRGT; via the coding sequence ATGCCAGCACTGCGCGCCGACGCTCGGCGGAACGAGCAGGCGGTGCTCGACGCGGCTCGGGCGCTCTTCGAGCAGGCGGAATCGCCGTCGGACGTGTCGATGGACCGGATCGCGGCGGCCGCCGGCGTCGGCAAGGGAACGCTGTTCCGGCGGTTCGGCGACCGCGACGGACTCATCCGCGCACTCGTCGCCGAACGGACGGGGCCGCTCCTCGCCGCAATCCAGTCCGGCTCTCCGCCGCTCGGCCCGGGTGGACCAGCGGCGGAGCGGCTCCTCGCCGTCCTCGAAGCCGTCATCGACGCGAAGATCGACACCGTTGCACTCAGCCTGGCCCACGAGAGCGGGACCGCCAGTCCGTACACGGCGCCCGGGTACGAGGCCACACACGCGGTCGTCTCCGCGGCGCTCCGAGACCTGAACGTGGACGGCGACCCGGACATCGCAGCGCACCTGGTCCTCGCGGCCACGCGCGCGGACCTCATCGCGGTCCTCGTCCGGACGGAACAGCGCACGCGAGCGGAGATCGTCGACGCCGTCGTCCGCCATGCCTCGGCGTTGTTCGGACGGACACCCCGCGGCACCTGA
- a CDS encoding DUF72 domain-containing protein — MVVRIGLSGWQYDSWRGDFYPAGVPKRQWLEYAAERFPTVEVNGSFYSLQRPERYRAWRAAAPPTFRFALKGGRYVTHMLRLRNVDTALANFFASGPLELGETLGPVLWQLPEALLPTPEVLDAFLALLPRTHGAAAELAALHDDKVKVPAVHAEDPAVTVHHALEVRSAGLTDDHVDVLRRHGTTLVDSHAGDFPRLRIDTGAPIAYLRLHGAPRTYHDGYSPQALGRWATTVLGHVDAGRDTYVYFDNDAEQHAPWDALALQRIVTDRLRGQGGDRLGL; from the coding sequence ATGGTGGTACGGATCGGCCTGTCGGGGTGGCAGTACGACTCGTGGCGCGGCGACTTCTACCCCGCGGGAGTGCCGAAGCGGCAGTGGCTCGAGTACGCGGCCGAGCGGTTCCCGACGGTCGAGGTCAACGGGTCGTTCTACTCCCTGCAGCGGCCGGAGCGGTACCGGGCGTGGCGTGCTGCGGCACCGCCGACGTTCCGGTTCGCGCTCAAGGGAGGTCGCTACGTCACGCACATGCTCCGGCTCCGGAACGTCGACACGGCGCTCGCCAACTTCTTCGCCTCCGGACCGCTCGAGCTCGGCGAGACGCTCGGGCCCGTGCTCTGGCAGCTGCCCGAAGCGCTCCTGCCGACGCCGGAGGTGCTCGACGCCTTCCTCGCACTGCTCCCCCGGACGCACGGAGCTGCTGCCGAGCTCGCGGCACTCCACGACGACAAGGTCAAGGTCCCGGCCGTGCACGCGGAGGACCCCGCGGTCACCGTCCACCACGCGCTCGAGGTGCGGTCCGCGGGGCTGACCGACGACCACGTCGACGTCCTCCGGCGGCACGGCACCACGCTCGTCGACTCGCACGCGGGCGACTTCCCGCGGCTGCGGATCGACACGGGGGCGCCGATCGCCTACCTCCGGCTGCACGGCGCACCCCGGACGTACCACGACGGCTACTCCCCACAGGCCCTGGGTCGGTGGGCGACCACGGTGCTCGGACACGTCGACGCCGGGCGGGACACGTACGTGTACTTCGACAACGACGCCGAGCAGCACGCCCCGTGGGACGCACTCGCGCTCCAGCGCATCGTCACCGACCGCCTGCGCGGTCAGGGAGGCGACAGGCTCGGTCTGTGA
- a CDS encoding MBL fold metallo-hydrolase, producing the protein MEVTKLEHACQILTEGDARLVIDPGNFTRPVDATGVVAVVITHEHPDHVTPEQLSRILDRNPGAVVIGPAGVAATLAAALAEANGDTTAGIVVDVVTDGDRRTVGPFDLTFHGTRHNVIHSSIPVVDNTGVLVNGVLFYPGDSYTDPGVPVEVLAAPVGAPWLKVAEMMDYVAAVAPRRAYPVHEATLSDIGYGMHTGRLREAVEPGGSLVVLAPGESLTV; encoded by the coding sequence ATGGAGGTCACCAAGCTCGAACACGCCTGCCAGATCCTCACCGAGGGCGACGCGCGCCTCGTGATCGACCCCGGGAACTTCACCCGTCCGGTGGACGCGACCGGCGTCGTCGCCGTCGTGATCACGCACGAACACCCCGACCACGTCACACCGGAGCAGCTCAGCAGGATCCTGGACCGCAACCCCGGAGCCGTGGTCATCGGGCCGGCCGGGGTCGCCGCAACGCTCGCCGCAGCGCTCGCCGAAGCGAATGGCGACACGACGGCAGGCATCGTCGTCGACGTCGTCACGGACGGGGACCGCCGGACCGTCGGCCCCTTCGACCTCACCTTCCACGGCACGCGGCACAACGTCATCCACTCGAGCATCCCGGTGGTCGACAACACCGGCGTCCTCGTCAACGGCGTCCTCTTCTACCCGGGCGACTCCTACACGGATCCCGGGGTGCCCGTCGAAGTCCTCGCCGCACCCGTCGGCGCCCCGTGGCTCAAGGTCGCCGAGATGATGGACTACGTCGCCGCCGTCGCTCCCCGCCGTGCGTACCCCGTCCACGAGGCCACGCTCTCCGACATCGGGTACGGCATGCACACGGGCCGGCTCCGCGAGGCGGTCGAGCCCGGCGGGTCGCTCGTGGTCCTCGCGCCCGGTGAGTCCCTCACCGTCTGA
- a CDS encoding LacI family DNA-binding transcriptional regulator, translating into MGIQEIATVTGLSKSTVSRALRGMSSVADTTIDHVRRVADELGYVPSSAAAGLATGRQRAVGVVVPVIDRWFYVKALGGVDAELRRAGYDLVLYNLGGPGGDRDRAFRRSMLRHRVDALVLLSLVLDETERAELELSRHPMIVIGGPAPGLRNVGVDDVVVARIAVDHLCSLGHRDIAYVGGQDEAGMNVAVPWLRRDGFVEAMHAHGLAVREDWVLDGRFSFAGGVDAGRALFGARVGGGAGDGAAAGGAGAGAGGAGAGAGAGGAGAGAGGAAGGARPTAVFCASDEMALGVVLAAQYAGLSVPADVSVMGIDGHEYGEVVGLTTVAQDPVAQGRAAARAVLAEVDGADARWLPASPAHLVVRTTTAPPPR; encoded by the coding sequence ATGGGCATCCAGGAGATCGCCACCGTCACCGGCCTGTCCAAGTCCACCGTGTCCCGCGCCCTGCGGGGGATGTCGAGCGTCGCCGACACCACGATCGACCACGTGCGGCGGGTCGCCGACGAACTCGGGTACGTGCCGAGCTCGGCGGCGGCCGGCCTCGCCACCGGACGGCAGCGCGCCGTCGGCGTCGTCGTGCCGGTGATCGACCGCTGGTTCTACGTGAAAGCACTCGGCGGGGTCGACGCCGAGCTGCGGCGGGCCGGGTACGACCTCGTGCTGTACAACCTCGGCGGGCCCGGGGGAGACCGCGACCGGGCGTTCCGACGTTCCATGCTGCGGCACCGGGTTGACGCCCTCGTCCTGCTGTCCCTCGTGCTCGACGAGACCGAACGCGCCGAACTCGAACTCAGCCGCCACCCGATGATCGTCATCGGCGGGCCGGCGCCGGGCCTCCGGAACGTCGGCGTCGACGACGTCGTGGTCGCCCGGATCGCCGTGGACCACCTCTGCTCGCTCGGCCACCGGGACATCGCCTACGTCGGCGGGCAGGACGAGGCCGGCATGAACGTCGCGGTGCCGTGGCTGCGGCGGGACGGGTTCGTGGAGGCCATGCACGCGCACGGGTTGGCGGTGCGGGAGGACTGGGTGCTCGACGGGCGGTTCTCGTTCGCGGGCGGGGTGGATGCGGGGCGGGCGTTGTTCGGGGCTCGCGTCGGGGGCGGTGCTGGTGATGGTGCTGCTGCTGGCGGTGCTGGCGCTGGCGCTGGCGGTGCTGGTGCTGGCGCTGGCGCTGGCGGTGCTGGTGCTGGCGCTGGCGGCGCTGCTGGCGGCGCGCGGCCGACCGCGGTGTTCTGCGCATCCGACGAGATGGCGCTCGGCGTGGTGCTCGCCGCCCAGTACGCCGGACTCTCCGTCCCCGCCGACGTCTCCGTGATGGGGATCGACGGGCACGAGTACGGCGAGGTCGTCGGGCTGACCACCGTGGCGCAGGACCCGGTCGCACAGGGGAGGGCTGCCGCGCGGGCGGTGCTCGCCGAGGTGGATGGTGCGGACGCCAGGTGGCTGCCGGCGTCGCCGGCGCACCTCGTGGTGCGGACGACGACGGCGCCGCCGCCGCGGTGA
- a CDS encoding carbohydrate ABC transporter permease has translation MTLAADRPRSVPSLGERAGARAEVRVQKHTGPRLRTGIQATVIAVWCLLPFYWMVVTSFRDVGFTFDATPWPTHVTLDNYTTAFSTALGNHLGRALANSLLIGGTVTIIALLVGTSAAYALARLEFKGKSLIAGAILAASMFPGVALISPLFQLFTDIGWMGSYQALILPSISFVLPLTVYTLASFFREMPWDLEEAARIDGCTRVQAFRRIILPLAAPAVFTTAILAFISSWNEYLISSQLSSDATQPVTVAIAGFQGTVPHQEPYTAVMAAGTIVTIPLVILVLVFQRRIVAGLTAGGVKG, from the coding sequence GTGACCCTCGCAGCCGACCGACCCCGGTCAGTACCGTCCCTCGGCGAACGTGCTGGCGCACGCGCCGAAGTCCGCGTCCAGAAGCACACCGGACCACGGCTCCGCACCGGCATCCAGGCCACGGTCATCGCCGTCTGGTGCCTGCTGCCGTTCTACTGGATGGTCGTCACCTCGTTCCGCGACGTCGGGTTCACGTTCGACGCCACCCCGTGGCCGACCCACGTCACGCTCGACAACTACACGACCGCGTTCTCCACGGCGCTCGGAAACCACCTCGGGCGGGCGCTCGCGAACAGCCTGCTGATCGGCGGCACGGTGACGATCATCGCCCTGCTCGTCGGCACGAGCGCGGCCTACGCCCTGGCCCGGTTGGAGTTCAAGGGGAAGTCCCTCATCGCCGGCGCCATCCTGGCCGCGTCGATGTTCCCGGGCGTCGCGCTCATCTCCCCGCTGTTCCAGCTGTTCACGGACATCGGGTGGATGGGGTCGTACCAGGCACTCATCCTGCCGAGCATCTCGTTCGTCCTGCCCCTCACCGTGTACACGCTCGCGTCGTTCTTCCGCGAGATGCCGTGGGACCTCGAGGAAGCGGCCCGCATCGACGGGTGCACCCGCGTGCAGGCGTTCCGGCGGATCATCCTGCCGCTGGCCGCACCGGCCGTGTTCACGACCGCGATCCTGGCGTTCATCTCGTCCTGGAACGAGTACCTCATCTCGTCCCAGCTCTCGAGCGACGCCACGCAACCGGTCACCGTCGCGATCGCCGGCTTCCAGGGCACCGTCCCGCACCAGGAGCCGTACACCGCGGTGATGGCTGCGGGGACGATCGTCACGATCCCGCTCGTGATCCTCGTGCTCGTGTTCCAGCGGCGCATCGTGGCCGGCCTCACCGCCGGCGGCGTGAAGGGCTGA
- a CDS encoding sugar ABC transporter permease has translation MEPKQQRRKGGLNAEHGRWAVYLIGPTIVLLAIVIGYPVVSAIIQSFQLDQGLDKTTQLFVQGGFAGVTNYVHWLGQQCGNTACPPGSIGSQFWVSMGNTFFFTVVTVAFETVIGVWMAIIMNRNFKGRALVRAAILVPWAIPTAVTAKLWYFIFDANGVLNHVLGQQILWTSGEWSSRWAVIIADTWKTTPFMALLILAGLQLIPEEVYEAGKMDGASTSQRFWNITLPLIRPALMVAVLFRVLDALRMYDLPAILTGGGGGSGTATTTLSILVVDQIRQGFNAASALSTITFLVIFIVAFVFVRFLGANVVQTQAAQQKGELK, from the coding sequence ATGGAACCGAAGCAACAGCGGCGCAAGGGCGGACTCAACGCCGAACACGGCCGATGGGCCGTGTACCTCATCGGTCCGACGATCGTGCTCCTCGCCATCGTCATCGGCTACCCCGTCGTCAGCGCGATCATCCAGTCGTTCCAGCTCGACCAGGGCCTCGACAAGACCACGCAACTGTTCGTGCAGGGCGGCTTCGCCGGCGTCACGAACTACGTGCACTGGCTCGGCCAGCAGTGCGGCAACACCGCCTGCCCGCCCGGCAGCATCGGCTCCCAGTTCTGGGTCTCGATGGGCAACACGTTCTTCTTCACCGTCGTGACCGTCGCGTTCGAGACCGTGATCGGCGTGTGGATGGCGATCATCATGAACCGCAACTTCAAGGGCCGCGCGCTCGTCCGTGCCGCGATCCTCGTGCCGTGGGCCATCCCGACGGCCGTGACCGCGAAGCTCTGGTACTTCATCTTCGACGCGAACGGCGTGCTCAACCACGTGCTCGGGCAGCAGATCCTCTGGACGAGTGGCGAGTGGTCGTCGCGGTGGGCGGTCATCATCGCCGACACCTGGAAGACCACGCCGTTCATGGCGCTGCTCATCCTCGCCGGCCTGCAGCTCATCCCCGAGGAGGTCTACGAAGCCGGCAAGATGGACGGCGCATCGACCTCGCAGCGGTTCTGGAACATCACGCTCCCGTTGATCCGGCCGGCGCTCATGGTCGCCGTCCTCTTCCGTGTGCTCGACGCCCTCCGCATGTACGACCTGCCGGCGATCCTCACCGGTGGTGGCGGCGGTTCCGGCACCGCGACGACGACGCTGTCCATCCTCGTGGTCGATCAGATCCGCCAGGGCTTCAACGCCGCGTCGGCGCTCTCCACGATCACGTTCCTCGTGATCTTCATCGTCGCGTTCGTCTTCGTCCGGTTCCTCGGGGCCAACGTGGTGCAGACGCAGGCAGCCCAGCAGAAGGGTGAGCTGAAGTGA
- a CDS encoding ABC transporter substrate-binding protein, with protein sequence MKTTRARVRFASVAGVAVIGLVLTGCSSGSSASDDAQNGQDSRGPITYVQGKDNSNVVRPLIAKWNKAHSDEKVTFKEQSDQADQQHDDLVQHFQAKDANYDVVDVDVVWTAEFAAKGWLTPLTGKMKLDTSKLLPATVKTATYNNTLYAAPQTSDGALLYYRKDLVKTPPTTWADMMKDCDIAKQAGIGCYAGQFAKYEGLTVNASEAINGSGGSVLSKSGTPDVDTSDAKAGLQNLVDAFKDGNIPAEAITYQEEQGRTAFEAGKLLFLRNWPYVYSLAKTDGSSKVKDTFGIAPIPGADGTGASTLGGHNAAISVYSKHKATAHDFLEYLESNETQKFFATQGSLAPVVGDLYTDSELTAKLPYLPTLLKSIQSAEPRPVTPFYPAVTKAVQDNTYAALKGSKSVDEAMKDMQAALKTATSSGS encoded by the coding sequence GTGAAGACAACTCGCGCCAGGGTGCGCTTCGCCTCGGTCGCCGGGGTCGCCGTCATCGGCCTCGTGCTCACCGGCTGCTCGAGCGGCAGCTCGGCATCGGACGATGCCCAGAACGGCCAGGACAGCCGCGGCCCGATCACGTACGTGCAGGGCAAGGACAACTCGAACGTCGTCCGACCGCTCATCGCCAAGTGGAACAAGGCCCACTCCGACGAGAAGGTCACCTTCAAGGAACAGTCCGACCAGGCCGACCAGCAGCACGACGACCTCGTGCAGCACTTCCAGGCGAAGGACGCGAACTACGACGTGGTCGACGTCGACGTCGTCTGGACCGCGGAGTTCGCCGCCAAGGGCTGGCTCACCCCGCTCACCGGCAAGATGAAGCTCGACACGTCGAAGCTCCTGCCCGCCACGGTGAAGACGGCGACGTACAACAACACGCTCTACGCCGCCCCGCAGACCTCCGACGGTGCGCTGCTCTACTACCGCAAGGACCTCGTCAAGACGCCGCCGACCACGTGGGCGGACATGATGAAGGACTGCGACATCGCGAAGCAGGCCGGCATCGGCTGCTACGCGGGACAGTTCGCGAAGTACGAGGGCCTCACCGTGAACGCCTCCGAGGCGATCAACGGCTCCGGCGGCTCCGTCCTCAGCAAGAGCGGCACGCCGGACGTCGACACGAGCGACGCCAAGGCCGGCCTGCAGAACCTGGTCGACGCGTTCAAGGACGGGAACATCCCGGCCGAAGCGATCACCTACCAGGAGGAGCAGGGCCGCACCGCGTTCGAGGCCGGCAAGCTGCTCTTCCTCCGCAACTGGCCGTACGTCTACAGCCTCGCGAAGACCGACGGGTCGAGCAAGGTGAAGGACACCTTCGGGATCGCTCCGATCCCGGGCGCTGACGGCACCGGTGCCTCGACGCTCGGTGGGCACAACGCCGCGATCAGCGTGTACTCGAAGCACAAGGCGACGGCGCACGACTTCCTCGAGTACCTGGAGTCGAACGAGACGCAGAAGTTCTTCGCCACCCAGGGCTCGCTCGCCCCGGTCGTCGGGGACCTCTACACCGACTCCGAGCTCACCGCGAAGCTGCCCTACCTGCCCACGCTGCTCAAGTCGATCCAGTCGGCCGAGCCGCGCCCGGTCACGCCGTTCTACCCGGCCGTGACGAAGGCGGTCCAGGACAACACGTACGCCGCCCTCAAGGGATCGAAGAGCGTCGACGAAGCGATGAAGGACATGCAGGCGGCCCTCAAGACGGCCACCAGCAGCGGCAGTTAG
- a CDS encoding ricin-type beta-trefoil lectin domain protein, translating into MEKSTKRIRLAGLVIAAAAAIGVVVPAQAASAAVTTHYYELTHLSSSGTKLCLTSTGKGAAVVMKTCAKTKAQQWFQLSYGNAVVLTNVASVSKTSKSYVLTSSSQSAGATFTMQPVSGATTQQWKYGHAAKNNGFVNASSGRVMAAGSLAVGGRVVIAKSQDGGYLQAWSDYGAGTYS; encoded by the coding sequence ATGGAAAAGTCGACGAAACGGATCCGTCTGGCCGGGCTGGTGATCGCGGCAGCGGCGGCCATCGGGGTGGTCGTGCCGGCACAGGCAGCGTCGGCTGCCGTCACCACGCACTACTACGAGCTGACCCACCTCAGCTCGAGCGGCACGAAGCTCTGCCTGACGTCGACCGGCAAGGGTGCGGCGGTGGTGATGAAGACCTGCGCGAAGACAAAAGCGCAGCAATGGTTCCAGTTGAGCTACGGCAACGCGGTGGTCCTCACCAACGTCGCGAGCGTGTCCAAGACCTCGAAGAGTTACGTTCTCACGTCCTCGTCGCAGAGCGCTGGGGCCACCTTCACGATGCAGCCCGTGAGCGGAGCTACGACGCAGCAGTGGAAGTACGGCCACGCGGCGAAGAACAACGGGTTCGTCAACGCCTCGTCCGGCAGGGTCATGGCCGCGGGCTCGCTCGCGGTGGGCGGCCGCGTGGTGATCGCCAAGTCGCAGGACGGCGGGTACCTGCAGGCGTGGTCGGACTACGGCGCAGGGACGTACAGCTGA
- a CDS encoding glycosyltransferase yields MTQTSSVTVPGPRRVVSVDLDAPLPRLVADETGSTALVVGYRDGHPVTTLDVLLTEDPADAARAMAPLVTGTAHTSGTAEIPVPDDQLPMISIVVSTVVGRVEDLGKLLDVLEHLDYPRHEVVLVDNRVKLPEHDALPGLLEGRTVRLVTERRPGCSAGRNAGVAAALGEVIAFTDDDVRVDPQWLRMIGTRFVREPQLSAVTGMILPVELETPAQIWYEAYYGGFSGERQFEPVTIIPDDIPGAMRHARVSAVAADGTVRKHFAVYGIGGYGAGANWAVRRSAFDAAGGFDNTLGAGVPARGGEDLDIFIGILWGGGRIGFEPRAVVHHRHRRDLEGLHHQLHSNGVGFTALMCALILKDRRHLTALTRLMPVAAKIKTKQLVTRLAGRRDAAPETMTEASTTRIPRSLAYHEFRGFPAGPAAYFRSRRFWRDVEEGRFRP; encoded by the coding sequence ATGACCCAGACCTCCTCCGTCACCGTGCCCGGTCCCCGCCGGGTGGTCAGCGTCGACCTCGACGCCCCACTGCCACGGCTCGTCGCCGACGAGACCGGCTCCACCGCCCTGGTCGTCGGCTACCGCGACGGTCACCCCGTCACCACGCTCGACGTCCTGCTGACCGAGGACCCGGCGGACGCCGCACGCGCCATGGCCCCCCTCGTCACGGGAACCGCGCACACGAGCGGCACCGCGGAGATCCCGGTCCCCGACGACCAGCTCCCGATGATCTCGATCGTCGTGTCGACCGTCGTCGGCCGCGTCGAGGACCTCGGCAAGCTGCTCGACGTCCTCGAGCACCTCGACTACCCCCGGCACGAGGTGGTCCTCGTCGACAACCGCGTGAAGCTCCCCGAGCACGACGCGCTCCCCGGGCTCCTCGAGGGTCGCACCGTGCGACTCGTCACCGAGCGGCGACCCGGCTGCTCCGCCGGTCGCAACGCCGGCGTCGCCGCCGCGCTCGGCGAGGTCATCGCGTTCACCGACGACGACGTCCGCGTGGACCCGCAGTGGCTCCGGATGATCGGGACGCGCTTCGTCCGCGAACCCCAGCTGTCCGCGGTCACCGGCATGATCCTGCCCGTCGAGCTCGAGACCCCCGCACAGATCTGGTACGAGGCGTACTACGGCGGCTTCAGCGGCGAACGCCAGTTCGAGCCCGTCACGATCATCCCGGACGACATCCCGGGAGCGATGCGGCACGCCCGCGTCTCCGCCGTCGCCGCCGACGGCACCGTCCGGAAGCACTTCGCGGTGTACGGCATCGGTGGCTACGGTGCCGGTGCGAACTGGGCGGTCCGCCGCTCGGCGTTCGACGCGGCCGGCGGGTTCGACAACACGCTCGGCGCCGGCGTCCCCGCACGTGGCGGTGAGGACCTCGACATCTTCATCGGCATCCTCTGGGGCGGCGGCCGCATCGGCTTCGAGCCCCGCGCCGTCGTGCACCACCGTCACCGCCGCGACCTCGAGGGACTGCACCACCAGCTGCACTCCAACGGCGTCGGGTTCACCGCGCTGATGTGCGCGCTCATCCTCAAGGACCGCCGGCACCTGACCGCGTTGACGCGCCTCATGCCGGTCGCCGCGAAGATCAAGACGAAGCAGCTCGTGACGCGCCTGGCCGGCCGACGCGACGCCGCGCCGGAGACCATGACCGAGGCGTCGACCACGCGCATCCCGCGTTCGCTCGCGTACCACGAGTTCCGCGGCTTCCCGGCGGGCCCGGCGGCGTACTTCCGCAGCCGCCGGTTCTGGCGGGACGTCGAGGAGGGCCGGTTCCGGCCCTAG
- a CDS encoding glycosyltransferase, with translation MTDHQATTTPVLMIAPAMPSPDAPTWAGAAWVGAIDRQEALAASAVELAGAEGFRRARLLVRDGREVAGFVDVTVDAGGDVDPAELGAALRALRTTSLPSAPSGAPVGRISVVIGTRDRPDDVRRCVRSVLASAHDDFEVFVVDNAPTTSATRDVVASFDDPRLHYVLEARPGVSRARNAGLALASGAVVAFVDDDVVVDRSWLAALADAYARDADVVCVTGLVPSGELRTPTQRYFDERVTWARNLERRVFRTSAPPADLPLFPFSVGAFGTGANMSLRRSAAIALGGFDVALGPGTPARAGEDPDLFTRVLFSGGALAVEPSAVVWHKHRPDREALRSQALGYGTGLGAWVAKLMLRPSTAFAVLRRAVGALRQLGALGQGGGGAGAGAGVDQVSAAVDAMGGWPVDDAFRDATAGLKRIELVAALGGPLRYLRARRAAR, from the coding sequence ATGACCGACCACCAGGCCACGACCACGCCCGTGCTGATGATCGCCCCCGCGATGCCGTCGCCGGACGCCCCCACGTGGGCAGGCGCCGCCTGGGTCGGTGCGATCGACCGGCAGGAGGCGCTCGCCGCCTCGGCGGTCGAGCTCGCCGGTGCCGAGGGCTTCCGCCGTGCCCGTCTGCTCGTCCGCGACGGCCGCGAGGTGGCCGGGTTCGTCGACGTCACCGTCGACGCGGGTGGGGACGTGGACCCGGCCGAGCTGGGAGCCGCGCTGCGCGCGCTGCGCACCACGAGCCTCCCGTCCGCGCCTTCCGGTGCACCCGTCGGACGCATCTCCGTCGTCATCGGGACCCGCGACCGACCGGACGACGTCCGTCGCTGCGTGCGTTCCGTCCTCGCCTCGGCCCACGACGACTTCGAGGTGTTCGTCGTCGACAACGCGCCCACCACCTCGGCGACCCGCGACGTGGTCGCGTCGTTCGACGACCCGCGACTCCACTACGTCCTGGAGGCGCGACCCGGCGTCTCACGCGCACGGAACGCCGGTCTCGCCCTCGCGTCCGGAGCCGTGGTCGCCTTCGTCGACGACGACGTCGTCGTCGACCGGTCGTGGCTCGCAGCGCTCGCCGACGCGTACGCCCGCGACGCGGACGTCGTGTGCGTCACCGGCCTCGTGCCCAGCGGCGAGCTCCGCACGCCGACGCAGCGGTACTTCGACGAGCGGGTGACGTGGGCGCGGAACCTCGAGCGCCGGGTCTTCCGGACGTCGGCGCCGCCCGCCGACCTCCCGCTCTTCCCGTTCTCGGTCGGTGCGTTCGGCACCGGCGCGAACATGTCGCTCCGCCGGTCCGCCGCGATCGCGCTCGGGGGCTTCGACGTCGCCCTCGGCCCGGGGACCCCGGCGCGCGCCGGTGAGGACCCCGACCTGTTCACCCGGGTGTTGTTCTCCGGTGGGGCGCTCGCCGTGGAGCCCTCCGCCGTGGTGTGGCACAAGCACCGCCCCGACCGCGAGGCCCTCCGCTCGCAGGCGCTCGGGTACGGGACCGGGCTCGGTGCCTGGGTCGCGAAGCTGATGCTCCGGCCGTCGACGGCGTTCGCCGTGCTCCGGCGTGCCGTCGGGGCGCTCCGCCAGCTCGGAGCGCTCGGGCAGGGCGGCGGTGGTGCCGGTGCCGGTGCCGGCGTCGACCAGGTGTCGGCCGCGGTCGACGCGATGGGCGGGTGGCCCGTGGACGACGCCTTCCGCGACGCGACCGCCGGGCTGAAGCGAATCGAGCTGGTCGCGGCGCTCGGTGGGCCGTTGCGGTACCTGCGGGCGCGGCGCGCGGCGCGCTGA